A genomic region of Janthinobacterium lividum contains the following coding sequences:
- a CDS encoding indolepyruvate ferredoxin oxidoreductase family protein produces the protein MVADDPGVVRLSTYALEDNLLARGGSVFLTGTQALVRLPLMQRWLDRERGLNTAGFISGYRGSPLGGYDQALWRARGVLEAQQIRFLPAINEELAATAVLGSQQVETDPQRTADGVFALWYGKGPGVDRAGDALKHGNVYGSSPHGGVLVVAGDDHGCVSSSMPHQSDFAMQAWSMPIVNPASIAEYLEFGLYGWALSRFSGMWVGFKAISETVESGATVDLDGLCTRFEQPADYSVPASGLHYRWPDLPGLPIETRHAHKLAAVHAFARANSIDRLLCPSPQADIGIVTCGKAHLDVLEVLRRLGLSLDVLERAGVRLYKVGLSFPLEAERLAQFKAGLREILVIEEKGPLVEQQIRTLFYNLPDSARPLVLGKLDAGGAPLLPAQGELRPSRIAGVLAAWLARHKPALDRRALLPGFAPAALLANAADGVRRQPYFCSGCPHNSSTKVPQGSRAQAGIGCHFMASWMERDTTGLIQMGGEGVDWVAHSMFSTTAHVFQNLGDGTYFHSGFLAIRQAIAGRANITYKILYNDAVAMTGGQPIDGSLTVDAIAWQVHAEGAKAIAVVSDAPEKYAGLHGRFPPPATFHGREELDQVQRRLREVKGVTVLIYDQTCAAELRRRRKKKELPDPPRRMVINSAVCEGCGDCGVQSNCLSIVPLETGYGRKRAIDQSSCNKDYSCANGFCPSFVSVRGGALRKAADAAIDPQALRRAAAALPLPAPHAWHGPFNLLVTGVGGTGVVTVGALVSMAAHLEGKQASVLDFMGFAQKGGAVLSFVRLALAGQDLHQARIDIGQTDAMLACDMVVGASADALQTLRHGHTRVVANTHQFPTAAMVRDPDAPQHAGALMDKLRHAVGVEHIAECNGQVLARQLMGDTIMANILLMGFAWQRGLIPVGLAALERAIELNGVAVDANKAAFAAGRLAACGAPLLQGVAAGPLAEDASLGALVEQRSAMLARYQNAALAERFQAFVARVRERESAVFGADAPPVLTLAVARGYSKLLAYKDEYEVARLFSDGQFQRELQQQFEGDVTLTFHMAPPLLGKRKRAFGPWMGRLLALLARARGLRGTRFDVFGYSAERRRERQLITDYTARLDALLPRLSAGNLDSIVALAELPQAIRGYGHVKLASIDAAELRAQALLARLEQPAAPAAPAAPHAQQPFRTIAIRRYQ, from the coding sequence ATGGTCGCGGACGACCCGGGCGTTGTACGCCTGAGCACTTATGCGCTGGAGGACAACTTGCTGGCACGCGGCGGCAGCGTCTTCCTGACCGGCACCCAGGCACTGGTGCGCCTGCCGCTGATGCAGCGCTGGCTCGACCGCGAGCGGGGCCTGAACACGGCCGGCTTCATCAGCGGCTACCGGGGCTCGCCGCTGGGCGGCTACGACCAGGCGCTGTGGCGCGCGCGCGGCGTGCTGGAAGCGCAGCAGATCCGTTTCCTGCCCGCCATTAACGAAGAGCTGGCAGCCACCGCCGTGCTGGGCAGCCAGCAGGTCGAGACCGATCCCCAGCGCACGGCCGACGGCGTGTTCGCCCTCTGGTACGGCAAGGGGCCGGGCGTCGACCGGGCCGGCGATGCGCTCAAGCATGGCAATGTGTACGGTTCCTCGCCGCACGGCGGCGTGCTGGTGGTGGCCGGCGACGACCACGGCTGCGTCTCGTCATCGATGCCGCACCAGAGCGATTTCGCCATGCAGGCGTGGAGCATGCCCATCGTCAATCCGGCCAGCATCGCCGAATACCTGGAATTTGGCCTGTACGGCTGGGCGCTGTCGCGCTTTTCCGGCATGTGGGTGGGCTTCAAGGCCATTTCCGAAACGGTGGAAAGCGGCGCCACGGTCGACCTGGACGGCCTGTGCACGCGCTTCGAGCAGCCGGCCGACTACAGCGTGCCTGCCAGCGGCCTGCATTACCGCTGGCCCGACCTGCCCGGCCTGCCCATCGAGACGCGCCACGCGCACAAGCTGGCCGCCGTGCACGCGTTCGCGCGCGCCAACAGCATCGACCGCCTGCTGTGTCCCAGCCCGCAAGCCGATATCGGCATCGTCACCTGCGGCAAGGCGCATCTCGACGTGCTCGAAGTGCTGCGGCGCCTGGGCCTCAGTCTCGATGTGCTGGAACGCGCCGGCGTGCGCCTGTACAAGGTGGGCCTGAGTTTTCCGCTGGAAGCCGAACGCCTGGCGCAGTTCAAGGCGGGCTTGCGGGAAATCCTCGTCATCGAGGAAAAGGGGCCTCTGGTGGAGCAGCAGATCCGCACCCTGTTCTACAACTTGCCGGACAGCGCCCGCCCGCTGGTGCTGGGCAAGCTCGATGCCGGCGGCGCGCCGCTGCTGCCGGCGCAGGGCGAACTGCGCCCGTCGCGCATCGCCGGCGTGCTGGCGGCCTGGCTGGCGCGGCACAAGCCGGCGCTCGACCGCCGCGCCCTGCTGCCCGGCTTCGCGCCCGCCGCGCTGCTGGCCAATGCGGCCGACGGCGTGCGGCGCCAGCCTTATTTTTGTTCCGGCTGCCCGCACAACAGCTCGACCAAGGTGCCCCAGGGTTCGCGCGCGCAAGCCGGCATCGGCTGCCATTTCATGGCCTCGTGGATGGAGCGCGATACCACCGGGCTGATACAGATGGGCGGCGAAGGCGTTGACTGGGTGGCGCACTCGATGTTCAGCACCACCGCGCACGTGTTCCAGAACCTGGGCGACGGCACGTATTTCCACTCGGGCTTCCTGGCCATCCGCCAGGCCATCGCCGGGCGCGCCAATATCACCTACAAGATTTTATACAACGACGCCGTGGCCATGACGGGCGGCCAGCCCATCGACGGCAGCCTGACGGTCGACGCCATCGCCTGGCAAGTGCATGCCGAGGGCGCCAAGGCGATTGCCGTGGTCAGCGACGCGCCGGAAAAATACGCGGGCTTGCACGGCCGCTTCCCGCCGCCCGCCACCTTCCACGGACGCGAAGAGCTCGACCAGGTGCAGCGCCGCCTGCGCGAGGTCAAGGGCGTCACCGTGCTGATTTACGACCAGACCTGCGCGGCCGAGCTGCGCCGGCGCCGCAAGAAAAAGGAATTGCCCGATCCGCCGCGCCGCATGGTCATCAACAGCGCCGTGTGCGAGGGATGCGGCGATTGCGGTGTCCAGTCGAATTGCCTGTCCATCGTGCCCCTGGAAACGGGCTACGGGCGCAAGCGCGCCATCGACCAGTCGTCCTGCAACAAGGATTATTCCTGCGCCAACGGCTTTTGCCCCAGCTTCGTCTCCGTGCGCGGCGGCGCCTTGCGCAAGGCAGCCGACGCCGCCATCGATCCGCAAGCCCTGCGCCGCGCCGCGGCCGCCCTGCCCCTGCCCGCGCCGCATGCCTGGCACGGCCCGTTCAACCTGCTGGTGACGGGGGTGGGCGGCACGGGCGTGGTGACGGTGGGCGCGCTCGTTTCCATGGCCGCGCACCTGGAGGGCAAGCAAGCCTCGGTGCTCGACTTCATGGGCTTTGCGCAAAAGGGCGGCGCCGTGCTGTCCTTCGTGCGCCTGGCCCTGGCCGGCCAGGATCTGCACCAGGCGCGCATCGACATCGGCCAGACCGATGCGATGCTGGCCTGCGACATGGTGGTCGGCGCCAGCGCCGACGCGCTGCAGACCCTGCGCCACGGCCACACGCGCGTGGTCGCCAACACGCATCAGTTCCCCACCGCCGCCATGGTGCGCGATCCGGATGCGCCGCAGCATGCGGGCGCCCTGATGGACAAGCTGCGCCACGCCGTCGGCGTGGAACACATCGCCGAATGCAACGGCCAGGTGCTGGCGCGCCAGCTGATGGGCGACACCATCATGGCCAATATACTGCTGATGGGCTTTGCGTGGCAGCGCGGCCTGATCCCCGTCGGCCTGGCGGCGCTGGAACGGGCCATCGAATTGAATGGCGTGGCCGTCGACGCCAACAAGGCGGCCTTTGCCGCCGGCCGCCTGGCCGCCTGCGGTGCGCCCCTGCTGCAAGGCGTGGCCGCGGGTCCGCTGGCGGAAGACGCCAGCCTGGGCGCGCTGGTGGAACAGCGCAGCGCCATGCTGGCGCGCTACCAGAACGCGGCGCTGGCGGAACGCTTCCAGGCGTTCGTCGCGCGCGTGCGCGAGCGCGAAAGCGCCGTCTTCGGCGCCGATGCGCCGCCCGTGCTGACCCTGGCCGTGGCGCGCGGCTACAGCAAGCTGCTGGCCTACAAGGATGAATACGAGGTGGCGCGGCTGTTCTCGGACGGCCAGTTCCAGCGCGAGCTGCAGCAGCAGTTCGAGGGCGACGTGACGCTCACCTTCCACATGGCGCCGCCGCTGCTGGGCAAGCGCAAGCGCGCCTTCGGCCCCTGGATGGGCAGGCTGCTGGCGCTGCTGGCCAGGGCCAGGGGGCTGCGCGGTACGCGGTTCGACGTGTTTGGCTACAGCGCCGAACGGCGCCGCGAGCGCCAGCTGATCACCGACTACACGGCACGCCTCGACGCCCTGCTGCCGCGCCTGAGCGCCGGGAACCTCGATTCCATCGTGGCGCTGGCCGAACTGCCGCAGGCCATCCGCGGCTACGGCCACGTGAAGCTGGCCAGCATCGATGCCGCCGAACTGCGCGCGCAGGCGCTGCTGGCCAGGCTGGAACAGCCGGCCGCTCCCGCTGCCCCTGCCGCGCCACACGCCCAGCAGCCTTTCCGCACCATCGCCATCCGGCGCTACCAGTAA
- a CDS encoding SLC13 family permease, protein MKSLSLALPLPVARLRALAAIAALTLASGLAAALYLPPSMAGVVALLVFCISMWATALVPEYWPALAFFLVAMLCNMAPAQTVFSGLQSTTFWLLFSGAVMGAAIGHTGLGKRAAAILSRMLGRRYAGVIAGIVLFSVALAFVMPSGMGRVVLLIPITMAVAEHIGYGAGHNGRTGMLMAASFSSFLPTFAILPSNAPNMILSGMADNLYGVQIAYVDYLLLHFPVLGILKSVLLVLLILWMFPAADPVRAAAPAQRQGPMSAQETGLAVVLGGCLALWMTDGLHHVSPAWVGLAAALICLWPAADLTSKKCLNQEINYGSLLFVAGVMGLGAVISESGLGEAVVHGLSRHARFAADTPLWNAAVLTVISTVVSLVTNLAGVPATMTPLAQDLAAVTGLPLMTVLMTQVLAFSNVCLPYQAPPLIFAMQAASLPVAAVTRLCLSLFILSLLILTPLDFVWWHVVGLL, encoded by the coding sequence TTGAAGTCCTTGTCCCTCGCCCTTCCCCTGCCCGTTGCGCGCCTGCGCGCGCTGGCCGCCATCGCCGCGCTGACGCTCGCCAGCGGCCTGGCGGCCGCGCTCTACCTGCCGCCCTCCATGGCCGGCGTGGTAGCGCTGCTGGTCTTTTGCATCAGCATGTGGGCCACGGCCCTGGTACCCGAATATTGGCCGGCCCTGGCCTTCTTCCTGGTGGCGATGCTGTGCAATATGGCGCCCGCGCAAACCGTGTTCTCCGGCCTGCAGTCGACCACCTTCTGGCTGCTGTTCAGCGGTGCCGTGATGGGGGCGGCGATCGGCCACACGGGCCTGGGCAAGCGCGCGGCGGCCATCCTGTCGCGCATGCTGGGGCGGCGCTACGCGGGCGTCATCGCCGGCATCGTGCTGTTCAGCGTGGCGCTGGCCTTCGTCATGCCTTCAGGCATGGGCCGCGTGGTGCTGCTCATTCCCATCACCATGGCCGTGGCCGAGCATATCGGCTATGGCGCGGGCCATAACGGCCGCACGGGCATGCTGATGGCGGCCAGCTTTTCCAGCTTCCTGCCGACCTTCGCCATCCTGCCGTCGAACGCGCCGAACATGATCCTGTCCGGCATGGCGGACAATCTATATGGCGTGCAGATTGCGTATGTCGACTACCTGCTGCTGCACTTCCCCGTGCTGGGCATCCTCAAGTCCGTCCTGCTGGTGCTGCTGATCCTGTGGATGTTTCCCGCCGCCGATCCCGTGCGCGCGGCCGCGCCGGCGCAGCGGCAAGGTCCCATGTCGGCGCAGGAGACGGGACTGGCCGTGGTGCTGGGAGGCTGTCTGGCCCTGTGGATGACGGACGGCCTGCACCATGTGTCGCCGGCCTGGGTCGGCCTGGCCGCCGCCCTGATCTGCCTGTGGCCGGCCGCCGACCTGACGTCGAAAAAATGCCTGAACCAGGAAATCAACTATGGCTCGCTGCTGTTCGTGGCCGGCGTGATGGGCCTGGGCGCGGTGATTTCGGAAAGCGGCCTGGGCGAAGCCGTGGTGCACGGCCTGAGCCGGCATGCGCGCTTTGCGGCCGACACGCCGCTGTGGAACGCCGCCGTGCTGACGGTGATCTCGACGGTGGTGTCGCTGGTGACCAACCTGGCGGGCGTGCCGGCGACGATGACGCCGCTGGCGCAGGACCTGGCGGCGGTCACGGGCCTGCCGCTGATGACGGTGCTGATGACGCAAGTGCTGGCATTTTCCAATGTCTGCCTGCCCTACCAGGCGCCGCCCCTGATTTTCGCCATGCAGGCGGCCAGCCTGCCGGTGGCGGCCGTCACCCGCCTGTGCCTGAGCCTGTTCATCCTCAGCCTGCTGATACTCACGCCGCTGGACTTCGTCTGGTGGCACGTGGTCGGCCTGCTGTAG
- a CDS encoding LysR family transcriptional regulator, translating into MEIHHLKTFATVAREGSITRASERLFLSQPAVSAHVKAMEDYLGLTLFERTARGMSLTSSGQRILAKAERTLNIHRELLDEANHIKGRLAGKLRIGVGGQSNNEAIGRLVRRFSEHHPEVEVSLEHGSSTGTLNGIRSGTLDAGFYNEARSPDDDLMTIEVACFPVYVAAPAGMLDTTQPLDWNALAELPWIFAPSSLCCGGAAEHLFKTRNFRPRRIISIDRESVTRSMLAERLGVGLLHGDTALEAQRLGEIDILCVAQSSVRNLFAHLASRAREPMFEAINDALSESGILAA; encoded by the coding sequence ATGGAAATCCATCACCTGAAAACCTTCGCCACGGTGGCGCGCGAGGGCAGCATTACGCGCGCATCCGAACGGCTCTTCCTGAGCCAGCCCGCAGTCAGTGCCCATGTCAAGGCGATGGAGGATTATCTCGGCCTGACCCTGTTTGAACGCACGGCGCGCGGCATGAGCCTGACCAGCAGCGGCCAGCGCATCCTGGCCAAGGCCGAACGCACGCTCAACATCCACCGCGAACTGCTCGACGAAGCCAACCACATCAAGGGCCGTCTGGCCGGCAAGCTGCGCATCGGCGTCGGCGGCCAGTCCAACAACGAAGCCATTGGCCGGCTGGTGCGGCGCTTTTCCGAACACCATCCGGAAGTCGAGGTCTCGCTGGAGCACGGCAGCTCCACCGGCACCCTGAACGGCATCCGCAGCGGCACGCTCGACGCGGGTTTCTACAACGAGGCCCGCTCGCCCGACGATGACCTGATGACGATCGAAGTGGCGTGCTTCCCCGTCTACGTGGCGGCGCCTGCCGGCATGCTCGACACCACCCAGCCGCTCGACTGGAACGCGCTGGCCGAGCTGCCGTGGATCTTCGCGCCATCGAGCCTGTGCTGCGGCGGGGCCGCCGAGCACCTGTTCAAGACGCGCAATTTCCGTCCGCGCCGCATCATCAGCATCGACCGCGAAAGCGTCACCCGCTCGATGCTGGCCGAGCGCCTCGGCGTCGGCCTGCTGCATGGCGACACGGCGCTGGAAGCGCAGCGCCTCGGTGAAATCGACATCCTGTGCGTGGCACAGTCGTCCGTGCGCAATCTGTTCGCGCATCTGGCCTCGCGCGCCAGAGAGCCGATGTTCGAGGCGATCAATGATGCGCTAAGCGAATCGGGCATATTGGCGGCCTGA
- a CDS encoding acyl-CoA dehydrogenase family protein produces the protein MMFTPQQGEIRQRYAGIGSDIAAGAAARAEGFDFDGWQRLRDAGLWRMIVPGSDHATGDWWSFTAALDGLSSTIGAPELLLSVIAQAGMVRGLERHGTEGQRDRYFGAILRGDVSATGIAEPGTGTDVRSIQSTLRATADGYVLNGGKYNIAHAPIMDFALIVCRLADKEEHNIALALVDRGTPGLRAGLVDDKLGNRNLPTGALHFEDVAVRPSQLLGAPGRGLATLIDTISLGRLYYGLAAANLIAPYLDEAMRYAASRSSFNSSIDNHQYVQRRLVDIRIGMERSRWLAFGALSQLLAGQREGLMSCSIAKLVGSEDLINSATSLVKLYGSLGYHNGRVAELMKNALAFASVGGTEEMHRKNIFNQMQRLAS, from the coding sequence ATGATGTTTACACCGCAACAGGGCGAGATACGCCAGCGCTACGCCGGTATCGGCAGCGACATTGCCGCCGGCGCCGCCGCGCGCGCCGAAGGTTTCGATTTTGACGGCTGGCAGCGCCTGCGCGATGCCGGTCTGTGGCGCATGATCGTGCCCGGCAGCGATCACGCGACGGGCGACTGGTGGAGTTTTACCGCCGCCCTCGACGGCCTGTCGTCCACCATCGGCGCGCCGGAGCTGCTGCTGTCGGTCATCGCCCAGGCCGGCATGGTGCGGGGCCTGGAGCGGCACGGCACGGAAGGGCAGCGCGACCGCTATTTCGGCGCCATCCTGCGCGGCGACGTCAGCGCCACCGGTATCGCCGAGCCGGGCACGGGCACGGACGTGCGCAGCATCCAGAGCACCTTGCGCGCCACGGCCGACGGCTACGTGCTCAATGGCGGCAAGTACAATATCGCGCACGCGCCCATCATGGATTTCGCCCTGATCGTCTGCCGCCTGGCGGACAAGGAAGAGCACAATATCGCGCTGGCGCTGGTCGACCGCGGCACGCCCGGCCTGCGCGCCGGCCTGGTGGACGACAAGCTGGGCAACCGCAACCTGCCCACCGGTGCCCTGCATTTCGAGGATGTGGCCGTGCGCCCGTCGCAGCTGCTGGGCGCGCCCGGTCGCGGCCTGGCCACGCTGATCGACACCATTTCGCTGGGACGCCTGTATTACGGCCTGGCGGCGGCCAACCTGATCGCGCCCTACCTGGACGAGGCGATGCGCTACGCGGCCAGCCGCAGCAGCTTCAATAGCAGCATCGACAACCACCAGTACGTGCAGCGGCGTCTGGTCGATATCCGCATCGGCATGGAACGTTCGCGATGGCTGGCGTTTGGCGCGCTGTCGCAATTGCTGGCAGGCCAGCGGGAAGGGTTGATGAGCTGTTCCATCGCCAAGCTGGTGGGATCCGAAGACCTGATCAACAGCGCTACCAGCCTGGTCAAGCTGTACGGCAGTCTTGGCTATCACAACGGCCGCGTGGCCGAGCTGATGAAAAACGCCCTGGCTTTCGCCAGCGTGGGCGGCACCGAAGAAATGCACCGCAAAAATATCTTCAATCAGATGCAGCGCCTGGCTAGCTAG
- a CDS encoding glutathione S-transferase family protein, whose product MSIILYSLCAADRRRHYSPHVWKIIMALKHKELQAEVRPVSFAEIAGIEDGSYKSVPVLNDNGHIEGDSFEIAVHLERAYPDRPSLFGGPGGQAMARFVESFSQTVIHPPVSAIAAMDMHALMSPADQAYFRAAREKRFGKTLEEASATRHIELAALPEKFAPLRSVLAKQPWLGGAQPLFADYILFGVLQWARITVPYPLLPADDPVSTWFERCLDLHGAIGRSVVLSD is encoded by the coding sequence ATGTCCATCATCCTGTACAGCCTGTGCGCCGCCGACCGGCGCCGTCATTATTCGCCCCATGTATGGAAGATCATCATGGCACTCAAGCACAAGGAGCTGCAGGCCGAGGTGCGGCCCGTCTCCTTCGCGGAAATCGCCGGCATCGAGGACGGCAGCTATAAAAGCGTGCCGGTGCTGAACGACAACGGCCACATCGAGGGCGACAGCTTTGAAATCGCCGTGCACCTGGAGCGCGCCTATCCGGACCGGCCCAGCCTGTTCGGCGGCCCGGGCGGCCAGGCCATGGCCCGTTTCGTCGAAAGCTTCAGCCAGACGGTCATCCATCCGCCCGTCTCGGCCATCGCCGCCATGGACATGCATGCGCTGATGTCGCCGGCGGACCAGGCGTATTTCCGCGCGGCACGCGAGAAACGCTTCGGCAAGACCCTGGAAGAGGCCTCGGCCACCCGCCACATCGAGCTGGCGGCCCTGCCGGAAAAATTCGCGCCGCTGCGCAGCGTGCTGGCCAAGCAGCCCTGGCTGGGCGGCGCGCAGCCCCTGTTTGCCGACTACATCCTGTTCGGCGTGCTGCAATGGGCGCGCATCACCGTGCCGTATCCCTTGCTGCCGGCCGACGATCCCGTCAGTACCTGGTTCGAGCGCTGCCTCGACCTGCACGGCGCCATCGGGCGCTCCGTCGTCCTGTCGGACTGA
- a CDS encoding flavoprotein — METPINKHKPRILIGVTGSLDSTLLPNYLRIIKDHLDCELSVLMTPNATNFLKPESIALYVDRVISGERPQDWPTDKPGRLAAEHDLLLVLPATANTLAAVANGFSGNRLTTVILAATFPVLLFPVMGGPMLAKPAVQRNLAQLREDGYIIIDPVWRDHFDPLLERMHGHHSLPSPEQVLALLRERFPASGVQRLALTGAAA; from the coding sequence ATGGAAACGCCCATCAACAAACACAAGCCGCGCATCCTCATCGGCGTCACGGGATCGCTCGATTCGACCCTGCTGCCGAACTACCTGCGCATCATCAAGGACCATCTCGATTGCGAGCTGAGCGTGCTGATGACGCCGAATGCCACCAACTTCCTCAAGCCGGAATCGATCGCGCTGTATGTCGACCGCGTCATCAGCGGCGAGCGGCCGCAGGATTGGCCGACCGACAAGCCTGGCCGCCTGGCCGCCGAGCACGACCTGCTGCTGGTGCTGCCCGCCACCGCGAATACGCTGGCGGCCGTGGCAAACGGCTTTTCCGGCAACCGCCTGACCACCGTGATCCTGGCCGCCACCTTTCCCGTGCTGCTGTTCCCCGTGATGGGCGGGCCGATGCTGGCCAAGCCGGCCGTGCAGCGCAACCTGGCGCAGCTGCGCGAGGACGGCTACATCATCATCGACCCCGTATGGCGCGACCATTTCGATCCGCTGCTCGAGCGCATGCACGGCCATCACTCGCTGCCGAGTCCCGAGCAGGTGCTGGCGCTGCTGCGCGAACGCTTCCCCGCCAGCGGCGTGCAGCGCCTGGCGCTGACGGGCGCCGCGGCCTGA
- a CDS encoding MalY/PatB family protein: protein MSRQLATLQDGLALTLDQLLARQSFKWRQYQPGVLAACVADMDLGTAPAVQAALAQVLQRVDFTYPLRDGRKADRAVAHAFAARMRRLYGWQAEADQVLVLPDLVQATFAAVMAFSDPGDGVIVQVPHYAPFREAVEGTGRRLVALEMRTGADGFQLDLESLEQAVDARTRVLILCNPHNPTGRVLSRAELDGVLAFAERHALIVVSDEIHADLVYPGARHLPFASLSQAAAARTVTLNSATKSFNIAGLRCAVAHFGSPELQQRFHARLPARLTGAVNNLGIDATVAAWNDGQPWLDAVLAHLMAMRDYAAQILRRELPAIRFHVPQGTYLLWLDCGALELGQPAADFFLQHARVALSPGEVFDARAAHCARLNFATSQPLLAEILDRMVMAVRAHQRRRPPAPH from the coding sequence ATGAGCCGCCAGCTCGCTACCCTGCAGGACGGCCTGGCGCTGACCCTGGACCAGCTGCTGGCGCGCCAGAGTTTCAAGTGGCGCCAGTACCAGCCCGGCGTGCTTGCCGCCTGCGTGGCCGACATGGACCTGGGCACCGCGCCCGCCGTGCAGGCGGCGCTGGCGCAGGTGCTGCAGCGCGTCGATTTCACTTATCCCTTGCGTGACGGACGCAAGGCCGACCGCGCCGTGGCACACGCGTTCGCCGCGCGCATGCGCCGCCTGTATGGCTGGCAGGCCGAGGCCGACCAGGTGCTGGTCCTGCCCGACCTGGTGCAGGCGACGTTTGCCGCGGTGATGGCGTTTTCCGACCCGGGCGACGGCGTGATCGTGCAGGTGCCGCACTATGCGCCGTTCCGCGAAGCGGTCGAGGGCACGGGCCGGCGCCTGGTCGCGCTGGAAATGCGCACGGGTGCCGACGGCTTCCAGCTCGACCTGGAGAGCCTGGAGCAAGCTGTCGATGCCCGCACGCGCGTGCTGATCCTGTGCAATCCGCACAATCCGACGGGGCGCGTGCTGAGCCGCGCGGAGCTGGACGGCGTGCTGGCCTTTGCCGAACGCCATGCACTGATCGTGGTGTCCGACGAAATCCATGCCGACCTGGTCTACCCGGGCGCGCGCCATCTGCCATTCGCCTCCCTGTCGCAGGCGGCGGCAGCGCGCACCGTCACCCTGAACTCGGCCACGAAGAGCTTCAATATCGCCGGACTGCGCTGCGCCGTCGCCCATTTCGGCTCGCCAGAGCTGCAGCAGCGCTTCCACGCGCGCCTGCCGGCGCGCCTGACGGGCGCCGTCAACAACCTGGGCATCGACGCCACCGTGGCGGCCTGGAACGACGGGCAGCCCTGGCTGGACGCCGTGCTGGCGCACCTGATGGCCATGCGCGACTACGCGGCGCAGATCCTGCGCCGCGAGCTGCCGGCCATCCGCTTCCACGTGCCGCAGGGGACGTATCTGCTGTGGCTCGATTGCGGCGCGCTGGAGCTGGGCCAGCCGGCGGCGGATTTCTTCCTCCAGCATGCGCGCGTGGCGCTCAGCCCGGGCGAAGTCTTCGACGCGCGCGCCGCGCACTGCGCGCGCCTCAATTTCGCCACCTCGCAGCCGCTGCTGGCCGAGATCCTCGACCGCATGGTCATGGCGGTGCGCGCGCACCAGCGCCGCCGTCCGCCTGCACCCCATTAA
- a CDS encoding glutamine amidotransferase: MSETMQGRRGRKRPILAILRQEASTPGRAGKLLRDKGFELDIRRPVCGDPLPDTLDGHAGVISFGGPMSANDSDAHIRREIEWLSVPLAENRPYLGICLGAQMLAKNLGCKVTAAEGDVTEIGWYPLKPTAEGQRIMPKWPDMVYHFHMEGFELPKGAILLAEGDAYRNQAFRYGEKAWGIQYHPELTLAMQRRWAVKGAHRFHLPNAQQGEQHLQGRVLHDKALRAWFNGFLNRVFTEA, encoded by the coding sequence ATGAGTGAAACGATGCAAGGCCGGCGCGGGCGCAAGCGGCCGATCCTGGCGATACTGCGCCAGGAGGCGTCGACGCCGGGCCGCGCCGGCAAGCTGCTGCGCGACAAGGGCTTTGAACTCGATATCCGCCGTCCCGTGTGCGGCGACCCGCTGCCCGACACCCTCGATGGGCATGCGGGCGTGATCTCGTTCGGCGGCCCGATGAGCGCGAACGACAGCGATGCGCACATCCGCCGCGAGATCGAGTGGCTGTCCGTGCCGCTGGCGGAAAACCGGCCGTATCTGGGCATCTGCCTGGGTGCGCAGATGCTGGCCAAGAATCTCGGCTGCAAGGTGACGGCGGCCGAGGGCGACGTCACGGAGATCGGCTGGTATCCGCTGAAGCCGACGGCCGAAGGCCAGCGCATCATGCCCAAGTGGCCGGACATGGTGTACCACTTCCACATGGAGGGTTTCGAGCTGCCCAAGGGCGCCATCCTGTTGGCCGAGGGCGACGCCTACCGCAACCAGGCCTTCCGCTACGGCGAGAAAGCCTGGGGCATCCAGTACCATCCCGAGCTGACCCTGGCCATGCAGCGCCGCTGGGCGGTGAAGGGCGCGCACCGCTTCCACCTGCCGAACGCGCAGCAGGGCGAACAGCACCTGCAGGGACGCGTGCTGCACGACAAGGCGCTGCGGGCATGGTTCAACGGCTTCCTGAACCGCGTGTTTACCGAAGCATGA